A genomic window from Litoreibacter janthinus includes:
- the queG gene encoding tRNA epoxyqueuosine(34) reductase QueG: MSLKDRLRSQALAEGFSKMGVCKPDAIPEAPERLAAFVEKGLHGQMAWMSERMTWRGNPSALWPEARSVIMLAEVYTPDHDPLESLKLRDRAAISVYAQNRDYHDMVKKRLKRVGRWLIDQAEGAEIKVFVDTAPVMEKPLAQAAGLGWQGKHTNLLARDLGNWFFLGAIFTTVEIDPDTAQTDNCGSCRACLDICPTSAFPAPFQLDARRCISYLTIEHKGPVDLELRSKLGNRIYGCDDCLAVCPWNKFAQDAQEVRYAARDDLRAPYLEELSQLTDTAFRERFSGSPIKRIGRDRFVRNVLYAIGNSQRPELIDAARNLSDDRDPTVADAARWAVERLI, translated from the coding sequence TTGAGTTTAAAGGACCGGCTGCGTTCACAAGCGCTTGCGGAGGGTTTCTCGAAAATGGGGGTCTGCAAGCCGGACGCCATTCCCGAAGCTCCGGAGCGGCTGGCGGCATTTGTGGAAAAAGGGCTGCACGGCCAAATGGCGTGGATGTCGGAACGCATGACTTGGCGCGGCAATCCATCCGCACTGTGGCCTGAGGCGCGGTCGGTCATAATGCTGGCCGAAGTTTACACGCCGGACCACGATCCCCTTGAGAGCCTGAAACTGCGCGATAGGGCCGCGATCTCGGTCTACGCACAAAACCGCGACTACCATGATATGGTCAAGAAACGGTTGAAACGGGTTGGCCGATGGCTGATCGATCAGGCTGAAGGTGCGGAGATAAAGGTTTTTGTCGACACCGCCCCAGTTATGGAAAAGCCATTGGCACAAGCCGCAGGCCTTGGTTGGCAGGGAAAACATACGAACCTTTTAGCTCGTGATCTGGGCAACTGGTTTTTCCTTGGGGCGATATTCACTACTGTTGAAATAGACCCTGATACGGCGCAAACTGACAATTGCGGGAGCTGTCGCGCGTGCCTGGACATCTGTCCGACCAGCGCCTTCCCTGCCCCATTCCAGCTCGACGCTCGCCGCTGCATCTCATACCTGACCATCGAGCACAAAGGCCCTGTTGATCTGGAACTCCGCAGCAAGCTTGGCAATCGCATCTATGGGTGCGACGACTGTTTGGCGGTCTGCCCGTGGAACAAATTTGCACAAGATGCACAGGAAGTCCGATATGCTGCGCGAGACGACCTGCGCGCGCCATATCTCGAAGAGCTGTCTCAGCTGACCGACACTGCGTTTCGTGAGCGGTTTTCCGGCTCGCCGATCAAACGGATTGGTCGGGATCGTTTCGTGCGCAACGTTCTCTACGCGATTGGCAACTCCCAAAGGCCAGAGCTGATTGACGCGGCGCGCAATCTCTCAGATGATCGTGACCCGACCGTTGCTGACGCGGCGCGCTGGGCCGTTGAAAGGTTGATATAG
- a CDS encoding SDR family oxidoreductase yields the protein MVPHLLSVGHGYSAQALTRLLLPQGWTIAGTTRSDEKAEKFQTQGVQPIIWPGEDLSDQISEATHLLVSAGPDESGDPLLNAARPLLATHAKDLEWVGYLSTTGVYGDHQGGWVDEASPLTPSTKRGRYRVEAETEWQKLAKESGLPLHIFRLAGIYGPDRGPFAKVRNGTARRIVKQGQVFSRIHVDDIAQVLAASIRQPNAGAVYNVCDNKAAPPQDVIGYAAQLLGLPMPEEVNFETAEMSPMARSFYAESKRVRNDRIKSELGVKLHYPDYKSGLQALLGAEDTSV from the coding sequence ATAGTGCCTCACCTTTTGAGCGTTGGTCATGGCTATTCAGCACAAGCGCTAACGCGTTTGCTCCTACCGCAGGGTTGGACGATTGCTGGAACAACGCGTTCTGACGAAAAGGCAGAGAAATTTCAGACCCAAGGTGTGCAACCCATCATCTGGCCGGGCGAGGATTTATCGGACCAAATTTCGGAGGCGACACATCTTCTTGTATCTGCTGGCCCAGATGAAAGCGGCGACCCGCTGTTAAATGCCGCTCGCCCGCTGCTTGCCACTCATGCCAAGGATCTGGAATGGGTCGGCTATCTGTCCACAACCGGTGTTTACGGGGATCATCAAGGCGGATGGGTTGATGAGGCGTCGCCGCTAACCCCGTCCACCAAACGTGGTCGTTATAGGGTAGAGGCCGAAACGGAATGGCAAAAGCTCGCTAAAGAATCTGGTTTGCCGCTCCATATTTTCCGGTTGGCGGGAATCTATGGTCCGGATCGCGGTCCGTTTGCGAAGGTGCGCAATGGCACAGCGCGACGGATCGTGAAACAAGGGCAGGTCTTCAGCCGAATACATGTGGACGACATCGCGCAGGTCTTGGCAGCTTCCATTCGTCAGCCGAACGCAGGCGCCGTTTATAACGTGTGCGACAATAAAGCGGCTCCGCCGCAGGACGTGATCGGCTATGCGGCCCAGCTTCTTGGACTGCCAATGCCTGAAGAGGTGAACTTTGAGACGGCTGAAATGTCGCCAATGGCGCGGAGCTTTTATGCTGAATCCAAGCGTGTGCGAAACGATCGCATCAAGTCAGAATTAGGGGTCAAGTTGCACTACCCTGACTACAAATCGGGACTTCAGGCTCTGTTGGGCGCTGAAGACACATCCGTGTGA
- a CDS encoding L,D-transpeptidase family protein translates to MRSVLFRGLVLASLLILSACSSKFITYNGPQVTKLEVHKGQRTLKVFSGNRVLKTYKVDLGFGAEGHKRVEGDGRTPEGRYTIDRRNPNSSFYLSLGISYPNTADRAYAQSIGKSPGGDIFIHGEANKSGRRGPDWTAGCIAIRNKEMRLLYAMVKNGTVIDIFP, encoded by the coding sequence ATGCGTTCGGTGCTTTTTCGGGGCCTGGTTCTGGCCTCTCTGCTGATCCTGTCAGCGTGCTCGTCTAAATTTATCACGTATAACGGACCGCAGGTGACCAAGCTCGAGGTCCATAAAGGGCAGCGGACTCTTAAGGTGTTCAGCGGAAACCGCGTGTTGAAGACCTATAAGGTCGATCTTGGCTTTGGCGCCGAAGGGCACAAACGTGTTGAAGGTGACGGGCGGACGCCGGAAGGGCGCTACACGATTGACCGGCGCAACCCGAACAGTTCGTTCTATCTGTCGCTTGGCATTTCCTATCCGAATACAGCAGATCGCGCCTATGCGCAGTCTATTGGCAAGTCCCCCGGCGGCGACATCTTCATTCATGGAGAGGCGAATAAATCCGGAAGACGCGGGCCAGATTGGACCGCCGGGTGCATCGCCATCAGGAACAAAGAGATGCGTCTGCTTTACGCGATGGTGAAAAACGGGACTGTCATCGACATCTTCCCGTAA
- a CDS encoding CAP domain-containing protein has protein sequence MARLLLILISAFFALSACTPTGPSVGPDGKPLPRVYRIKATDTAKIQFRVLDSVNALRVAGGKNPLELDSKLTAAAATHSRDMSVQNRPWHFGSDGSSPLDRVARTGYEGEMVGENISETYENESETVAAWMESPSTRDVILSPRARKMGFSWFQEPSGKIWWTMVTGS, from the coding sequence ATGGCAAGACTGCTCCTCATCCTCATTTCAGCGTTTTTTGCGCTATCAGCTTGTACTCCCACTGGTCCGTCGGTCGGACCGGACGGCAAGCCGCTCCCGCGGGTCTACCGGATCAAAGCCACAGATACGGCTAAAATTCAGTTCCGCGTACTCGATTCTGTTAACGCTTTGCGCGTTGCAGGCGGTAAGAATCCGCTGGAACTCGACAGCAAACTGACCGCTGCTGCCGCGACCCATTCACGCGACATGTCAGTTCAAAACCGCCCTTGGCACTTCGGGTCTGACGGCTCCTCGCCGCTCGATCGGGTTGCGCGGACCGGCTATGAGGGCGAAATGGTTGGCGAGAACATCTCCGAAACCTACGAAAACGAATCAGAAACCGTCGCCGCTTGGATGGAAAGCCCATCGACGCGCGATGTGATTCTGTCTCCACGCGCTCGCAAAATGGGCTTCTCGTGGTTCCAAGAGCCAAGCGGCAAAATCTGGTGGACCATGGTAACGGGCAGCTAA
- a CDS encoding L,D-transpeptidase, translated as MRNNNFTGISRRGFLLTAGAATTGLAMPAFAQNGADTTEGDRDLTEVVRRNASSFRSLEWQPYFSNLSKGAILVDIDSRALHMWTEDGNYSLYPSSVPLSEDLTRRGRTSIIRKVDGPTWSPTPAMKKRNPEWPDFVPAGPDNPLGTHALYLGWTYYRIHGTHDTRKIGRRSSNGCIGLFNEHIAEVFGKAKVGTQVLLI; from the coding sequence ATGAGAAATAACAATTTCACTGGCATTAGTCGCCGTGGTTTCTTGCTGACTGCTGGTGCAGCTACCACTGGGTTAGCAATGCCGGCATTTGCGCAGAACGGCGCTGATACGACCGAAGGTGACCGCGATTTGACCGAAGTCGTGCGCCGCAACGCGTCAAGCTTCCGCTCTTTGGAATGGCAGCCGTATTTTAGTAACCTGAGCAAAGGCGCGATTCTTGTCGATATTGACAGTCGCGCCCTGCACATGTGGACGGAAGACGGCAATTACAGCCTGTATCCGTCGTCTGTTCCGCTTTCCGAAGATCTCACTCGTCGTGGTCGTACCAGCATTATCCGCAAGGTCGACGGCCCAACTTGGAGCCCTACGCCTGCCATGAAGAAGCGCAACCCAGAGTGGCCGGACTTTGTCCCGGCAGGCCCAGATAACCCGTTGGGGACACATGCGTTGTATCTTGGTTGGACCTATTACCGCATTCACGGCACGCACGACACGCGTAAGATCGGGCGGCGTTCGTCCAACGGATGCATCGGTTTGTTCAATGAACACATCGCTGAGGTTTTCGGGAAAGCTAAAGTAGGCACACAAGTGTTGCTAATTTGA
- the rlmN gene encoding 23S rRNA (adenine(2503)-C(2))-methyltransferase RlmN: MTANAPITQDLLTIPRKLPESDRVNLIGLTRDGLRDALIAAGTPEKQAKMRTGQVWQWLYQKGVRDFDSMTNLAKDYRALLAEKFEIALPEVVTRQVSEDGTRKYLVRIAGGHEVEVVYIPEDGRGTLCISSQVGCTLTCSFCHTGTQKLVRNLTAGEIIGQVMLARDDLGEWPEPGRHPKDEARLLSNIVLMGMGEPLYNFDNVRDAMKIAMDPEGISLSRRRITLSTSGVVPEIAKTAEEIGCLLAISFHATTDDVRDKLVPINKRWNIEELLGVLRSYPKVSNSERITFEYVMLKDVNDSDDDARRLIQLIKGIPAKINLIPFNEWPGAPYQRSDWKRIKAFADIIYKAGYASPIRTPRGEDIMAACGQLKSATERERKSRKQIASEAGLSNE; encoded by the coding sequence ATGACCGCCAACGCTCCGATCACACAAGATCTGCTCACCATTCCGCGCAAGCTTCCAGAAAGCGACCGCGTCAATTTGATTGGCCTCACCCGTGACGGGCTGAGGGATGCGTTGATTGCAGCCGGAACTCCCGAAAAGCAGGCCAAGATGCGGACCGGACAGGTCTGGCAGTGGCTGTACCAGAAGGGCGTGCGCGATTTCGACAGCATGACCAATCTCGCCAAGGACTACCGCGCACTCCTTGCGGAGAAGTTCGAAATTGCCCTTCCCGAAGTTGTCACCCGACAAGTCAGTGAAGACGGGACCCGCAAGTACTTGGTTCGTATTGCGGGCGGTCATGAGGTCGAGGTGGTTTACATCCCCGAGGATGGGCGCGGTACGCTTTGCATTTCCAGCCAAGTCGGATGCACGCTTACCTGTTCTTTCTGTCACACTGGAACGCAAAAGTTGGTCCGCAACCTGACCGCTGGCGAGATCATCGGTCAAGTTATGTTGGCACGCGACGATCTGGGCGAGTGGCCCGAACCCGGACGTCACCCGAAGGACGAGGCGCGCCTTCTTTCCAACATCGTGCTGATGGGTATGGGTGAGCCACTTTATAATTTTGACAATGTGCGGGACGCGATGAAGATCGCGATGGATCCTGAGGGCATCAGTTTGTCTCGCCGTCGGATTACGCTGTCGACTTCAGGTGTCGTGCCTGAAATTGCAAAGACGGCCGAAGAAATCGGATGCCTACTGGCGATCTCCTTCCATGCGACGACAGATGACGTGCGCGACAAGCTCGTTCCGATCAACAAGCGTTGGAACATTGAAGAGCTGCTTGGGGTCTTGCGCAGCTATCCCAAGGTGTCCAACAGCGAGCGGATTACCTTCGAGTATGTTATGCTTAAGGACGTCAATGACAGCGACGACGATGCGCGGCGCCTGATCCAACTGATCAAAGGCATTCCGGCCAAGATTAACCTGATTCCGTTCAATGAATGGCCCGGCGCGCCATATCAGCGTTCGGATTGGAAGCGTATCAAGGCGTTTGCCGACATCATTTACAAAGCTGGCTATGCGTCACCGATCCGCACCCCGCGTGGAGAGGACATCATGGCAGCATGTGGCCAGCTGAAATCCGCAACAGAACGTGAGCGCAAATCTCGCAAGCAGATCGCTTCCGAGGCTGGCCTTTCAAACGAATAA
- a CDS encoding Hint domain-containing protein — MTVSINTGTIRLPREKTSGAVRLSPAGLSVGTPVMTSSGERCIEDLKSGDRVLTKDLGMQTIKCVAFRDVDLLKSPYSAPVHIPSGTFGQERPGADIYLAPTQRIALRHQMFDVLFSAREVLVSAKDLIGIGEVRQIEGLRGVTYVSLGFLQSHLLYCGNLAVDLGPKGQSTSRPSLSAEEARLACSLVRPLVAQVHQAAGFPLH; from the coding sequence ATGACCGTATCCATCAACACTGGTACTATCCGTCTTCCCCGTGAAAAAACGTCGGGCGCCGTTCGACTTTCGCCCGCGGGGCTTAGCGTCGGCACGCCTGTTATGACCAGTTCTGGCGAGCGCTGCATCGAAGATCTCAAATCAGGCGATCGCGTTCTGACCAAGGACCTTGGCATGCAAACGATCAAATGCGTGGCCTTCAGAGACGTCGATTTGTTGAAGTCGCCCTACAGCGCCCCCGTTCATATACCATCAGGAACCTTTGGTCAGGAACGGCCAGGTGCCGATATTTACCTTGCTCCAACACAACGCATCGCCCTTCGGCACCAAATGTTTGACGTGCTATTTTCCGCGCGGGAAGTGTTGGTATCGGCAAAAGACTTGATCGGTATCGGCGAAGTGCGTCAGATCGAAGGCTTGCGCGGCGTGACCTATGTCTCACTTGGGTTTCTGCAGAGTCATCTTTTATATTGCGGCAATCTTGCTGTTGATTTGGGGCCCAAAGGCCAATCAACATCGCGCCCGTCACTTTCGGCTGAAGAAGCGCGTCTTGCATGTAGCCTAGTGCGGCCCCTAGTAGCGCAGGTTCACCAAGCCGCCGGTTTCCCTTTGCACTAA
- a CDS encoding invasion associated locus B family protein — MKKMLQGIAVSAAFVLATGPLSAQEQSTNRVASKTDWSVFVEDNPTQCWIVSSPKEVVNTKGGRVVAVTRGDTLMFVSYWPGAGKLGEVSFTGGYPYPDGATVSLKIGDSQFELFTSNETAWAPTPADDNKIISAMKRGADAVITGVSKRGTTTQDTFSLLGFTAALEDAAKRCGG; from the coding sequence ATGAAAAAGATGCTGCAAGGCATAGCCGTAAGCGCGGCTTTCGTTTTGGCCACAGGCCCCCTTTCCGCTCAGGAACAGTCGACCAACCGCGTTGCGTCCAAGACGGACTGGAGCGTGTTCGTGGAAGACAACCCGACCCAATGCTGGATCGTATCTAGCCCGAAGGAAGTCGTGAACACCAAGGGCGGCCGCGTTGTGGCGGTGACTCGTGGCGATACGCTGATGTTCGTCAGCTACTGGCCCGGCGCAGGTAAACTCGGCGAAGTGTCCTTCACTGGCGGCTACCCCTATCCCGACGGGGCGACGGTGAGCTTGAAGATTGGTGACAGCCAATTTGAACTTTTCACCAGCAACGAAACGGCTTGGGCACCCACACCTGCGGATGACAACAAGATCATCTCAGCGATGAAGCGCGGCGCCGATGCCGTAATTACGGGCGTCTCCAAACGGGGCACGACCACTCAAGATACGTTCTCCCTGCTCGGTTTTACAGCTGCGCTGGAAGATGCCGCGAAACGCTGCGGCGGGTAA
- a CDS encoding asparaginase, which translates to MTQPIPMVEIWRGDLLESQHLGHAVVCDSSGQVVEAWGDDEKVIYPRSSCKMLQALPLVESGAADAFGLTSEQLALSCASHKGAAIHTDRVQVWLNDLGLSVSDFRCGPQKPSDKDAHEALVRAGKQPCQIHNNCSGKHSGFLTLTKHLGAGSEYTQVDHPVQRAARSAFEEMTGEDAEFYGIDGCSAPNFSTSVTGLARAMARMAKPTVKGARAQASERLVNAMRTHPELVAGEGGACTELMRAMNGKVAIKTGAEAVYVAILPEQGLGMALKIADGGTRAAEAAIAGLLVKYGALDANHPMARKRLHGPILNRNGLNTGHMRLSPDFIQL; encoded by the coding sequence ATGACACAACCCATCCCTATGGTCGAAATCTGGCGGGGCGACCTTCTTGAATCACAACATCTGGGACATGCGGTCGTGTGCGACTCCAGTGGTCAAGTGGTTGAAGCATGGGGTGATGACGAAAAGGTGATCTACCCCCGCTCGTCCTGCAAGATGCTTCAGGCGCTTCCGCTTGTCGAAAGTGGTGCTGCTGATGCCTTTGGTTTGACCTCTGAGCAACTGGCGCTGTCCTGCGCATCGCACAAAGGTGCGGCGATCCACACGGATCGCGTGCAGGTTTGGCTGAATGATCTGGGACTTTCGGTGTCGGATTTCCGATGCGGTCCGCAAAAACCGTCCGACAAAGACGCTCATGAGGCGTTGGTGCGTGCAGGAAAGCAGCCCTGCCAAATCCACAACAATTGTTCAGGTAAACACAGCGGCTTCCTTACGCTGACCAAGCATTTGGGCGCGGGTTCAGAGTACACGCAGGTCGACCACCCCGTTCAGCGCGCAGCACGTTCAGCCTTTGAGGAAATGACGGGCGAAGATGCGGAGTTCTATGGAATCGATGGGTGTTCCGCGCCGAACTTCTCGACCTCGGTGACCGGCTTAGCCCGCGCGATGGCGCGTATGGCGAAACCCACGGTCAAGGGAGCACGGGCGCAAGCATCGGAAAGGTTGGTCAACGCCATGCGCACGCATCCCGAGCTCGTTGCTGGAGAGGGCGGCGCCTGTACTGAATTGATGCGGGCGATGAACGGCAAGGTCGCAATCAAGACCGGCGCCGAGGCTGTATACGTCGCAATCCTGCCTGAACAAGGTCTCGGGATGGCGTTGAAAATTGCAGATGGCGGGACCCGCGCTGCGGAAGCAGCGATTGCAGGTCTTTTGGTGAAATATGGGGCATTGGACGCCAATCACCCGATGGCACGCAAGCGGTTGCATGGGCCAATCCTGAATCGGAACGGTCTGAACACAGGCCACATGCGACTGAGTCCCGACTTTATTCAACTCTGA
- a CDS encoding response regulator, which yields MEQKQAELTAANRKLSAHALDLSGQIVDQRRVVQELEGQNTRVVKDLAAANHKVVAVERLLWDAIDTIRDGFALFDAKLNLIAANPPYLAAFEGAGAVGPGTNYASILDLCIDEGIVDLHGQAPEDWYDMMLGRWALEQIEPVTVRFWNGVYVKMMDRRTSDGGVVSMVLNITENILREDELRDARDKAQAADRAKSAFLAKMSHELRTPMNGVVGMADLLLENGLDEESTLYAQTIRNSGEALLDIINDVLDFSKIEADKIQLKPQPFDLERLVQDVGLIVDPTVQQKGLDFQIDYDQFLPTEFIGDPGRIRQILTNLVGNAVKFIEAGYVMVRIVGMTDPDAQTCQLHFTVEDSGLGVDEGMVDHIFGEFNQIEDEANRKYEGTGLGLAITRKLVEQMGGDVWLSSVKGDGACFGFKITLPLVSEAEATSNMVPDGFEKVIVIEPNAMDLDILTRQMALLGLPIIALPNAMAATTQSAPDVIFIGHHREFCDGNSAIDLLRNTFPKTPIVAMVAPADPVKVPDTVATLQKPFHRQDLFDCLNKAAQGAPPDSQIRRLQILAAEDNRTNQLVFRKMLKDVSVDLTLAVNGLEAVAEFEKGRFDVVFMDISMPEMDGMEASRRIRQIEQSRGSVPVPIIAMTAHAMKGDEERIRKAGLSHYLTKPLKKPKIHELISELAPPDTDPFQS from the coding sequence TTGGAACAAAAGCAGGCAGAGTTAACCGCCGCAAACCGCAAGTTGTCAGCTCATGCTCTGGATTTGTCCGGTCAGATTGTTGACCAACGACGCGTCGTTCAAGAGTTGGAGGGGCAGAACACGCGCGTCGTCAAAGATCTTGCCGCCGCTAACCACAAGGTTGTTGCAGTTGAGCGCCTGCTTTGGGACGCTATCGATACCATTCGCGACGGCTTTGCGCTCTTCGATGCCAAGCTCAACCTCATCGCCGCCAACCCACCCTATTTGGCTGCGTTTGAAGGGGCGGGCGCGGTTGGACCCGGTACAAACTATGCCTCCATACTTGATCTTTGTATCGACGAAGGGATCGTGGACCTGCACGGGCAGGCTCCCGAAGACTGGTATGACATGATGCTCGGTCGCTGGGCGCTCGAGCAGATCGAGCCGGTCACGGTCAGATTCTGGAACGGCGTTTACGTCAAGATGATGGACCGTCGGACCTCTGATGGTGGCGTTGTTTCCATGGTGCTCAACATTACAGAAAACATCTTGCGCGAAGATGAATTGCGTGACGCACGGGACAAAGCGCAAGCCGCTGATCGCGCCAAATCTGCGTTCCTTGCAAAGATGAGCCATGAGCTCCGCACGCCCATGAACGGTGTCGTAGGGATGGCGGATTTGCTGCTTGAGAACGGGTTGGACGAAGAAAGCACGCTCTATGCCCAAACGATACGCAACTCGGGCGAGGCGTTGTTGGACATTATCAACGACGTTCTGGATTTCTCCAAAATCGAGGCCGACAAGATCCAGCTTAAACCTCAGCCCTTTGACTTGGAACGCTTGGTACAAGATGTTGGCCTTATCGTTGACCCGACCGTTCAACAGAAAGGTCTCGATTTTCAGATCGATTACGATCAGTTTCTACCAACCGAATTTATCGGCGACCCCGGCCGGATTCGTCAGATACTGACCAACCTTGTGGGCAACGCGGTCAAGTTCATCGAAGCGGGATACGTCATGGTGCGCATCGTCGGGATGACCGATCCAGATGCGCAAACTTGCCAACTCCACTTCACTGTTGAGGACAGCGGTCTGGGTGTGGACGAAGGGATGGTCGACCACATCTTTGGCGAATTCAACCAGATCGAAGACGAAGCAAATCGCAAGTATGAGGGCACTGGGCTAGGCCTTGCCATCACACGAAAGCTAGTCGAGCAGATGGGCGGAGATGTCTGGCTTAGCAGCGTAAAGGGTGACGGCGCGTGCTTCGGATTCAAGATCACCTTGCCGTTGGTGTCAGAGGCGGAAGCAACGTCCAACATGGTGCCAGACGGTTTTGAGAAAGTCATCGTGATCGAGCCCAACGCGATGGATCTGGATATACTTACCCGCCAGATGGCTCTGCTTGGCCTGCCAATCATTGCGCTGCCCAACGCGATGGCCGCGACCACCCAATCTGCACCGGACGTCATATTCATTGGTCATCATCGTGAATTTTGCGACGGTAATTCTGCCATTGATCTATTGAGAAACACTTTTCCAAAGACCCCGATCGTCGCGATGGTAGCACCTGCTGATCCTGTGAAGGTGCCGGACACTGTTGCGACACTCCAAAAACCGTTCCATCGACAGGACCTTTTCGACTGCCTGAACAAGGCTGCACAAGGGGCACCACCAGACTCCCAGATACGTCGTCTGCAAATCCTTGCAGCTGAGGACAACAGAACAAACCAGTTGGTGTTTCGGAAGATGCTTAAGGATGTGTCAGTAGATTTGACTTTGGCAGTCAACGGCCTTGAGGCGGTAGCAGAGTTTGAGAAAGGCAGGTTTGATGTCGTTTTTATGGACATTTCGATGCCTGAAATGGACGGTATGGAAGCCAGCCGCAGAATCCGGCAGATTGAGCAATCTCGCGGATCAGTGCCGGTCCCGATTATTGCCATGACGGCCCATGCGATGAAGGGCGATGAGGAACGGATCAGGAAAGCTGGGCTAAGCCACTACTTAACAAAGCCTTTGAAGAAGCCCAAAATTCATGAATTGATATCAGAGCTGGCCCCGCCGGACACTGACCCATTTCAGAGTTGA